A single region of the Candidatus Zixiibacteriota bacterium genome encodes:
- a CDS encoding tetratricopeptide repeat protein translates to MNIFGYQIDLGTALTIIGIILTIIFGYVTIFSWILPRRGRARLRKETEEKIKAIEQDAANAAQGTNRIEQKLEKLEKMLGKSLYIDGLGTSPPAIFDPFAKGLELMAQYKWDEAIAEFRESMNEAKGSQLVALYNLVGICHYTPGKFDSALSSYDNSLKLARQFADGEGEANALGNIGLIYKAKGDLDAALKYLEEALEKHREVGYKQGEASQLGNIGLIYSDKGDLDAALKYQQEALKIDREIVYKQGEANQLGNIGLIYSAKGDLDAALKYHQEALEKHREVGYKQGEGQDLAAIALVLKSQGDLDRSLEYHQAALKIHREVSYKQGEANQLGNIGNIYYAKGDLDAALKYHQEALEKHREVGYKQGEASDLGNIGLIYYDKGDLDAALKYLEEALKIDREIGYKQGEASDLGNIGLIDSAKGDSDAELKYL, encoded by the coding sequence ATGAACATCTTTGGATATCAAATCGATCTTGGGACCGCGCTGACCATTATCGGTATCATACTCACGATAATCTTCGGATATGTCACGATCTTTAGTTGGATTTTACCGCGTCGAGGGCGAGCAAGGTTGCGCAAGGAAACAGAGGAGAAAATCAAAGCTATAGAACAGGATGCTGCCAATGCAGCACAAGGCACAAATAGAATAGAGCAGAAATTGGAGAAGCTAGAAAAAATGCTCGGCAAGAGCCTGTATATAGATGGCCTTGGCACGTCGCCACCAGCCATTTTTGACCCCTTTGCGAAAGGGCTGGAATTGATGGCCCAGTACAAGTGGGACGAGGCAATAGCGGAATTCAGAGAATCAATGAATGAAGCCAAAGGAAGCCAGCTCGTCGCTCTATATAATCTCGTTGGAATATGTCACTACACCCCCGGCAAGTTTGATTCCGCACTTTCGTCTTATGACAATTCCCTTAAGCTGGCTCGGCAATTTGCAGACGGGGAAGGTGAAGCGAATGCTTTAGGGAACATCGGGCTGATCTATAAGGCTAAGGGGGACTTAGATGCGGCGCTGAAATATCTGGAAGAGGCTTTAGAGAAACATCGGGAAGTAGGTTATAAGCAGGGTGAAGCGTCTCAATTGGGGAACATCGGGCTGATCTATTCGGATAAGGGGGACTTAGATGCGGCGCTGAAATATCAGCAAGAGGCTTTAAAGATAGATAGAGAGATAGTTTATAAGCAGGGTGAAGCGAATCAATTGGGGAACATCGGGCTGATCTATAGTGCTAAGGGGGACTTAGATGCGGCGCTGAAATATCACCAAGAGGCTTTAGAGAAACATCGGGAAGTAGGTTACAAGCAGGGTGAAGGGCAGGATTTGGCTGCAATTGCATTGGTATTGAAATCTCAAGGTGATTTGGATCGATCCCTAGAATATCACCAAGCGGCTTTAAAGATACATCGGGAAGTAAGTTATAAGCAGGGTGAAGCGAATCAATTGGGGAACATCGGGAATATCTATTATGCTAAGGGGGACTTAGATGCGGCGCTGAAATATCACCAAGAGGCTTTAGAGAAACATCGGGAAGTAGGTTATAAGCAGGGTGAAGCGTCAGACTTGGGCAACATCGGGCTGATCTATTATGATAAGGGGGACTTAGATGCGGCGCTGAAATATCTTGAAGAGGCTTTAAAGATAGATAGAGAGATAGGTTATAAGCAGGGTGAAGCGTCGGACTTGGGGAATATAGGGCTGATTGATTCAGCTAAGGGGGACTCAGATGCGGAGCTGAAATATCTGTAA